The proteins below are encoded in one region of Amycolatopsis magusensis:
- a CDS encoding PqqD family peptide modification chaperone has translation MRPRIRDAHRPVRFGDGWNRIGGKVFGIAAELRDPDGVLWALLELLDGTRTVGQIVAELAHHFPAYPAGEAEADIEELVRLGYVEDADEPPCPALSARQRERHSRGRLLNRWIDLARRGSSWDFLVRLAGARVVVIGVGGGGCTAALNLGMSGVGHLHCVDPDVVELSNLNRQILYTEPDQGRLKVDVAVERLRAANSDIEVTGEAKRIDGVPPLQRLAADCDVLVMVADQPAEIRTWANQACARTGTPWVYGGYHGPQINVGVYRPGTGPCYECARLTERDREAQRPMVATWRSATALPAHAANAVTAGVVGNLVAHAVLSLLTGAPQLPLNCQYGFSLATMDHSFITRLDRPHPDCPTCAMAA, from the coding sequence ATGCGCCCACGAATACGGGATGCCCATCGTCCGGTCCGTTTCGGTGATGGTTGGAACCGGATCGGCGGGAAGGTGTTCGGCATCGCTGCCGAGCTGAGGGATCCGGACGGTGTGTTGTGGGCGTTGCTCGAGCTCCTCGACGGGACGAGAACGGTGGGCCAGATCGTCGCCGAACTGGCCCACCATTTTCCGGCATACCCCGCCGGGGAAGCCGAAGCGGACATCGAAGAGCTGGTCAGGCTCGGGTATGTCGAGGATGCCGACGAGCCGCCTTGTCCCGCTTTGAGTGCCCGCCAGCGCGAGCGTCACAGCCGGGGCAGGCTGCTCAACCGCTGGATCGATCTGGCACGCAGGGGTTCCAGCTGGGATTTCCTGGTCCGTTTGGCCGGAGCTCGTGTGGTGGTGATCGGCGTGGGCGGCGGAGGGTGCACCGCCGCATTGAACCTCGGCATGTCCGGCGTTGGACACCTGCACTGCGTCGACCCGGATGTGGTCGAGCTGTCCAACCTCAATCGGCAGATTCTCTACACCGAACCGGATCAGGGTCGGCTGAAGGTGGATGTGGCGGTTGAGAGGTTACGAGCGGCCAACTCCGACATCGAGGTCACCGGAGAGGCGAAACGTATCGACGGGGTGCCTCCGCTGCAGCGGCTGGCAGCGGACTGCGACGTGCTGGTCATGGTCGCCGATCAGCCCGCGGAAATCCGGACTTGGGCGAACCAGGCATGCGCACGGACCGGCACCCCCTGGGTTTATGGGGGATATCACGGCCCGCAGATCAACGTGGGCGTGTACCGACCAGGAACGGGGCCCTGTTACGAGTGCGCCCGCCTGACGGAAAGGGACCGCGAGGCCCAACGGCCGATGGTGGCGACATGGAGATCGGCAACGGCCCTCCCAGCGCACGCCGCCAACGCGGTGACAGCCGGAGTCGTCGGCAACCTGGTCGCACACGCGGTGCTGAGCTTGCTGACGGGCGCACCACAGCTTCCGTTGAACTGCCAGTACGGCTTCAGCCTCGCCACCATGGACCACAGCTTCATCACCAGGCTGGACCGGCCACACCCGGACTGCCCGACCTGCGCCATGGCAGCTTGA
- a CDS encoding helix-turn-helix domain-containing protein — protein MPTSPPPGSDRARLAAKLREIRAATGMSGNQFAKRLGWPQSRLSKIETGAQFPTGDDVTMWLEGAGAQGEEDVVSDLLRHARVESVSFRHEFPKPGGAGAKQRSVREMEQRASRVATFQPAVLPGLVQTPRYMRELLALPSGPVQMGGASAADVEQLVAVRIDRQSLLHDPGKVLPMVVGEAALWSRIGSTETQLGQLDRLQALVGLRTVDLRILPLSAVMPVAPLHGFRIFDTDLVVVETFIRDNLFMDPDEIELYEVLFRHLQAAAVAGDEAAGLIQRVSRQLIAES, from the coding sequence ATGCCCACGTCACCGCCACCCGGCTCCGATCGGGCCCGGCTCGCCGCGAAACTGCGTGAAATTCGTGCTGCCACTGGGATGTCGGGCAATCAGTTCGCCAAGCGCCTGGGCTGGCCGCAGTCACGGCTGTCCAAGATCGAGACCGGTGCGCAATTTCCGACCGGGGACGACGTCACCATGTGGCTCGAGGGTGCGGGCGCTCAAGGCGAGGAGGACGTGGTCAGCGACCTGCTCAGGCATGCTCGGGTGGAATCCGTATCGTTCCGCCACGAATTCCCGAAGCCCGGTGGGGCCGGCGCCAAGCAACGGTCGGTCCGCGAGATGGAACAGCGAGCGAGCAGGGTCGCGACCTTTCAACCCGCAGTGCTGCCCGGGCTCGTCCAGACACCCCGCTACATGCGCGAACTGCTCGCTCTCCCGTCCGGCCCCGTGCAGATGGGTGGTGCCTCCGCCGCGGATGTAGAGCAGTTGGTGGCCGTGAGGATCGACAGGCAAAGCCTGTTGCACGATCCCGGCAAAGTCCTGCCGATGGTGGTCGGGGAAGCGGCCCTTTGGAGTCGGATCGGGAGCACGGAGACGCAACTCGGCCAACTGGATCGACTGCAGGCACTCGTCGGCCTGCGCACGGTGGACTTGCGCATCTTGCCGTTGAGCGCCGTCATGCCGGTCGCGCCGCTGCACGGATTCCGGATCTTCGATACCGACCTCGTCGTGGTGGAGACCTTCATTCGCGACAACCTGTTCATGGATCCAGACGAGATCGAACTGTACGAAGTGCTGTTCCGCCACCTTCAAGCCGCGGCGGTGGCCGGTGACGAAGCGGCCGGTCTGATCCAGCGCGTATCGCGGCAGTTGATCGCCGAATCCTGA
- a CDS encoding NUDIX hydrolase — protein sequence MPEEDWTPPPVLLAVDLVIFTLRESVLHALLVERGVDPFCGALALPGGFLDNDREDVVAAAHRELQEEANLDAAQLHLEQLGAYGAPDRDPRGRVVSVAYLAIAPGLPVPIAGTDAARATWTPVSDILGGHVRLAFDHEQILIDGLERARSKLEHSALATTFCGKTFTINELQQVYEAVWGIELDLRNFYRKVQAVSDFIVPIGAERRAGKGRPARLFKAGPRTTLHPPLTRPTGATTAEGKQ from the coding sequence ATGCCCGAAGAAGACTGGACGCCCCCACCTGTACTTTTAGCCGTCGACCTGGTGATCTTTACCCTGCGCGAGTCGGTGCTTCACGCCCTGCTCGTCGAGCGAGGCGTGGATCCGTTCTGCGGCGCGCTGGCACTTCCGGGTGGGTTCTTGGACAACGACCGGGAGGACGTGGTCGCGGCCGCTCACCGAGAGTTACAAGAAGAGGCCAATCTCGACGCTGCACAACTGCATCTCGAACAATTGGGCGCTTATGGCGCACCCGACCGCGACCCCAGAGGCCGGGTCGTTTCCGTGGCCTATCTGGCCATCGCACCCGGTCTTCCGGTCCCAATCGCCGGCACCGATGCAGCACGGGCGACGTGGACACCGGTCTCAGACATCCTCGGCGGACATGTCCGGCTCGCGTTCGACCATGAGCAGATCCTCATCGATGGCCTGGAGCGGGCCCGGTCCAAGCTAGAGCATTCAGCGCTCGCTACTACTTTCTGCGGGAAGACCTTCACCATCAACGAACTGCAGCAGGTCTACGAAGCAGTGTGGGGAATCGAGCTCGACCTGCGGAACTTCTACCGGAAGGTGCAAGCGGTGAGCGACTTCATCGTGCCCATCGGCGCCGAACGCCGCGCCGGCAAAGGCCGTCCGGCTCGACTCTTCAAGGCCGGGCCCCGGACCACGCTCCACCCACCACTGACGCGCCCCACCGGGGCGACTACGGCAGAGGGAAAGCAATGA
- a CDS encoding 5'-methylthioadenosine/S-adenosylhomocysteine nucleosidase family protein, with translation MTDDLVVMLTAFNEEYKAVRQRLGKTTVHRHGRGTRFEIGAVRGTSCRVALSLTGKGTHPAAVLAERAIQQFSPVALIFVGVAGALWDTPLGDVVVATHVCAYHGGTSEDDGLKARPRVWEIAHHVSQTAQHVARAGDWARDVPPGTRAHFGVIAAGEIVQNSRLSAEARWIREHYNDALAIEMEAAGVAQAGHLNGSPVAVVRGISDRADGTKTSEGDRNWQPLAVANAAAFAVHLASELIDEREHKAMKDDVASNGHGTVYNYATGPVGIQAANVSGSSVTQYASPRPHSAMDFVAELSALRAVLARERSSGKLDDATYEAARGELDIAGKAIASDTPDGKKTFVLALKRLGGLIAEFAELATKIAALIAAAKGMP, from the coding sequence ATGACCGACGACCTGGTGGTGATGCTGACCGCATTCAACGAGGAGTACAAGGCGGTTCGGCAGAGACTCGGCAAGACCACGGTGCACCGGCACGGTCGGGGAACTCGGTTTGAGATCGGCGCCGTCCGCGGTACCTCCTGCCGAGTCGCCCTCAGCCTGACGGGCAAAGGAACGCACCCGGCCGCCGTCCTGGCTGAACGAGCCATACAGCAATTTTCCCCGGTCGCGCTCATATTCGTCGGCGTAGCAGGTGCCCTTTGGGACACCCCGCTCGGCGATGTCGTCGTCGCCACACACGTCTGCGCCTACCACGGCGGCACCAGCGAGGACGATGGCCTCAAGGCGCGCCCCAGGGTCTGGGAGATCGCACACCACGTGAGCCAGACCGCCCAGCACGTCGCACGGGCAGGGGACTGGGCACGGGACGTCCCGCCAGGCACGAGGGCTCACTTCGGCGTCATCGCCGCCGGCGAAATCGTCCAAAACTCACGTCTGTCCGCTGAAGCGCGCTGGATCCGCGAGCACTACAACGACGCGCTGGCAATCGAGATGGAAGCAGCCGGCGTGGCACAAGCCGGGCACCTGAACGGTTCGCCCGTCGCGGTCGTACGCGGTATCAGCGACCGGGCCGACGGAACCAAGACCAGCGAGGGCGACCGAAACTGGCAGCCTCTGGCCGTGGCGAACGCTGCCGCATTCGCCGTCCACCTAGCCAGTGAACTGATCGACGAACGGGAGCACAAAGCAATGAAGGACGACGTCGCTTCAAACGGCCACGGCACCGTCTACAACTACGCGACCGGCCCCGTCGGCATCCAGGCTGCGAATGTTTCGGGCAGTAGCGTCACTCAGTACGCGTCCCCGCGTCCTCATAGTGCGATGGACTTCGTTGCCGAGCTGTCTGCGCTGCGGGCCGTGCTCGCCCGGGAACGGTCCTCCGGGAAGCTCGACGACGCCACCTACGAGGCTGCGCGCGGCGAGCTCGACATCGCGGGCAAAGCCATCGCCTCCGACACGCCTGACGGAAAGAAAACCTTTGTCCTGGCACTCAAGCGGCTCGGTGGTCTGATCGCCGAGTTCGCCGAACTCGCCACAAAGATCGCAGCCCTGATCGCCGCGGCGAAGGGAATGCCATGA
- a CDS encoding creatininase family protein, which produces MLVIPTHTAAEAAGAEVAVLPIGSHEQHGEHLPLATDTVIACTIAEAVGAAHPVLRLPPVTISCSHEHAAWPGTVSISATTLFHIVDDVAASLRASGIEKLVLVNGHGGNYVLSNIVQQSTGLALFPSGECWDDVRAAAGLETSAYSDMHAGELETSILLHAHPDLVRPGYETADELAEDRRDLLTLGLSAYTESGVVGRPSLATAAKGRDVLDRLVEAFGDCLDALERSRIRSR; this is translated from the coding sequence GTGCTGGTGATCCCGACGCACACCGCGGCCGAGGCGGCTGGGGCGGAGGTGGCGGTGCTTCCGATCGGCAGCCACGAACAGCACGGGGAACACCTGCCGCTGGCCACGGACACGGTGATCGCCTGCACCATCGCGGAGGCGGTGGGGGCCGCGCACCCGGTGCTCCGGTTACCGCCGGTCACCATTTCCTGTTCCCACGAGCACGCCGCCTGGCCCGGCACGGTCAGCATTTCGGCGACCACGCTGTTCCACATCGTCGACGACGTGGCGGCGTCGCTGCGGGCGAGCGGCATCGAGAAACTGGTGCTGGTCAACGGGCACGGCGGCAACTACGTGCTGAGCAACATCGTGCAGCAGTCGACGGGGCTGGCGTTGTTCCCCAGCGGGGAGTGCTGGGACGACGTACGCGCCGCGGCCGGGTTGGAAACCAGTGCCTACAGCGACATGCACGCAGGTGAGCTGGAGACCTCGATCCTGCTGCACGCCCACCCGGACCTGGTCCGCCCCGGCTACGAGACCGCCGACGAACTCGCCGAGGACCGGCGCGACCTGCTCACCCTGGGCCTCTCCGCGTACACCGAGAGCGGGGTGGTCGGCAGGCCGTCACTGGCGACCGCCGCTAAGGGCCGGGACGTGCTCGACCGGCTCGTCGAAGCGTTCGGGGACTGCCTCGACGCGCTGGAGCGAAGCCGGATCCGCAGCCGCTGA
- a CDS encoding lysylphosphatidylglycerol synthase transmembrane domain-containing protein produces the protein MTAAAHTPASPEAGKRVLWTWARLLAGAALLGFLCWQLGTGALLDGLRAVTVPAVAAALVIGLLTTVFSAARWVLIARSLGLRLPLGAAVASYYRALFLNVVLPGGVLGDVHRAVRHGKDEGDVGRGVRAVVLERTGGQVVLIAAGVAVLTAQPTLVPTQAREVITMIGIALVPVVLCLLAVAPVVARRWADSGSKWRRGTAATVADLRTGLLSRRTWPGVLGFSAAALAGHLTLFLVAARVAGTDAPITQLLPIFLLALLAMGLPVNVGGWGPREGVTALTFGVAGLGAAQGLTVAVVYGLLSAVASLPGAGVLAFGSRRSAAADPASLQRVEAVPERFDEPVEHVPALSGGRQ, from the coding sequence ATGACCGCCGCAGCGCACACACCCGCGTCGCCCGAGGCGGGCAAGCGCGTGCTCTGGACGTGGGCCCGCCTGCTCGCGGGAGCCGCACTCCTCGGATTCCTGTGCTGGCAGCTCGGCACCGGCGCCCTGCTGGACGGGCTGCGTGCGGTGACCGTGCCCGCGGTGGCCGCCGCCTTGGTGATCGGCCTGCTGACCACGGTGTTCAGCGCCGCCCGCTGGGTGCTGATCGCCCGTAGCCTCGGCCTGCGCCTGCCGCTGGGTGCCGCGGTCGCGTCGTACTACCGCGCGTTGTTCCTCAACGTGGTGCTGCCCGGGGGAGTGCTCGGCGACGTGCACCGGGCTGTCCGGCACGGCAAGGACGAAGGTGACGTCGGTCGCGGGGTGCGGGCCGTGGTGCTCGAACGCACCGGCGGCCAGGTGGTGCTCATCGCTGCTGGAGTCGCCGTCCTGACCGCGCAGCCGACGCTGGTCCCCACGCAGGCGCGCGAAGTCATCACCATGATCGGGATCGCGCTGGTGCCGGTGGTCCTGTGCCTGCTCGCCGTCGCGCCGGTGGTGGCCCGGCGTTGGGCGGACAGCGGGTCGAAGTGGCGCCGCGGCACCGCCGCCACCGTCGCCGACCTGCGCACCGGCTTGCTGTCCCGTCGGACCTGGCCGGGGGTGCTGGGCTTCTCCGCGGCCGCGCTGGCAGGGCACCTGACGTTGTTCCTGGTGGCCGCGCGCGTGGCGGGCACCGACGCCCCGATCACCCAGCTGCTGCCGATCTTCCTGCTGGCGCTGCTGGCGATGGGCCTGCCGGTCAACGTCGGCGGCTGGGGCCCGCGCGAAGGCGTCACCGCACTGACCTTCGGCGTGGCCGGTCTGGGCGCGGCGCAGGGTCTGACCGTGGCGGTGGTGTACGGCCTGCTGAGCGCGGTGGCCAGCCTGCCCGGCGCCGGGGTGCTCGCGTTCGGCTCGCGCCGATCAGCGGCTGCGGATCCGGCTTCGCTCCAGCGCGTCGAGGCAGTCCCCGAACGCTTCGACGAGCCGGTCGAGCACGTCCCGGCCCTTAGCGGCGGTCGCCAGTGA
- a CDS encoding inositol monophosphatase family protein, with protein sequence MGELAHLEPVAAEALDRAARIIGSRIPDTVTLKGDRDLVTDVDLAVEDAVREFLAAETPEIGFLGEEHGHSGPGGRWWVLDPVDGTSNLAHGIPLCGVALGLVDGRRGVLAAIDLPFLGTRYTAVEGGGAFAGDQPIRIADVDRMSDAVLSVGDFAVGEGAEEKNRVRLGLLARLGARAHRIRMLGSAAIDLAWVAHGKLAGTVILSNLPWDTAAGVLLVREAGGLVLDGDGSEHTVDSAATIAVGPALHAELLELLRQAERD encoded by the coding sequence ATGGGTGAGCTGGCACACCTGGAACCGGTGGCGGCCGAAGCCCTCGACCGGGCCGCGCGGATCATCGGTTCCCGCATTCCGGACACCGTGACGCTCAAGGGCGATCGCGACCTGGTCACCGACGTCGACCTCGCGGTGGAGGACGCGGTCCGCGAGTTCCTGGCCGCCGAGACCCCGGAAATCGGCTTCCTGGGCGAAGAACACGGCCACAGCGGACCCGGCGGCCGGTGGTGGGTGCTGGACCCGGTGGACGGCACCTCGAACCTGGCGCACGGCATCCCGCTGTGCGGGGTCGCGCTCGGCCTGGTGGACGGTCGGCGCGGGGTGCTGGCGGCGATCGACCTGCCGTTCCTCGGCACCCGCTACACCGCGGTCGAAGGCGGTGGCGCGTTCGCCGGCGACCAGCCGATCCGGATCGCCGACGTGGACCGGATGTCCGACGCGGTGCTCTCGGTCGGCGACTTCGCGGTGGGCGAGGGCGCGGAGGAGAAGAACCGCGTGCGGCTGGGCCTGCTGGCCCGGCTCGGCGCGCGGGCGCACCGGATCCGCATGCTCGGCAGCGCGGCGATCGACCTGGCCTGGGTCGCGCACGGCAAACTGGCGGGCACGGTGATCCTGTCGAACCTGCCGTGGGACACCGCCGCCGGTGTGCTGCTCGTGCGGGAAGCCGGTGGGCTGGTGCTCGACGGCGACGGCAGCGAGCACACCGTCGACTCGGCTGCGACGATCGCGGTGGGGCCCGCGCTGCACGCCGAGCTCCTCGAACTGCTGCGACAGGCCGAACGCGATTGA
- a CDS encoding GTP cyclohydrolase II, whose translation MRDHAIEFEDIAEADLMTSRGKFRTVAFRDSGNEHLALVLGELWQQEDVLVRVHSECVTGDIFSAKRCECGDQLGAALDMIVQRGRGVLVYLRGHEGRGIGLVAKVRTHVLQDEQGLDTVDSATSLGLPVDARDFGPAARVLKYLGVRTVELLSNNSDKIEALESSGIGVSARVPLLIQATDHNIRYLTAKRDRLGHDLPHLDSVVNGLAGRASS comes from the coding sequence ATGCGCGATCATGCCATCGAGTTCGAGGACATCGCCGAAGCCGATCTCATGACCAGCCGGGGCAAATTCCGCACGGTCGCATTCCGCGATTCGGGCAACGAACACCTGGCACTGGTGCTCGGTGAGCTGTGGCAGCAAGAGGACGTCCTCGTCCGCGTCCATTCCGAATGCGTCACCGGTGACATTTTCTCGGCGAAGCGCTGCGAATGCGGTGACCAGCTCGGCGCGGCACTGGACATGATCGTGCAGCGCGGCCGCGGTGTGCTGGTCTACCTGCGTGGACACGAGGGCCGGGGGATCGGGCTGGTGGCCAAGGTGCGCACGCACGTGCTGCAGGACGAACAGGGGCTGGACACCGTGGACTCGGCCACCTCGCTCGGCCTCCCGGTGGACGCCCGCGATTTCGGCCCCGCCGCGCGCGTGCTCAAATACCTCGGCGTGCGCACGGTCGAGCTGTTGTCGAACAACTCCGACAAGATCGAGGCACTGGAATCGTCCGGAATCGGAGTTTCCGCCCGCGTACCATTGCTGATCCAGGCCACCGATCACAATATCCGTTATCTCACCGCGAAACGGGATCGGCTCGGCCACGATCTGCCGCACCTCGATTCCGTGGTGAACGGCCTCGCCGGCCGGGCCAGCAGCTGA
- a CDS encoding class I SAM-dependent methyltransferase — MSFSSEWLDLREPADAAARAEELLEPLLERLTAPLHIRDLGCGTGSMARWLAGKLPGPQHWTLHDRDPALLAEAAGRLPEGVTVSTARGDVTNLSAADFAGTSLVTTSALLDLLTADEVAALATACAGVPALLTLSVVGEVELTPADPLDADLTAAFNAHQRRVEQGRQLLGPDSVAVAAEAFGRHGATVRLAASDWRLGAAEVALAAEWLTGWVGAAVEQEPALAPAAERYLRERLASCAAGELCVAVRHQDLLVLPLN, encoded by the coding sequence ATGAGTTTCTCGTCGGAATGGCTGGACCTGCGGGAACCGGCCGACGCCGCCGCCCGCGCGGAAGAATTGCTGGAACCGCTGCTCGAGCGCCTGACCGCGCCACTGCACATCCGCGACCTGGGCTGCGGCACCGGATCGATGGCCAGGTGGCTGGCCGGGAAGCTGCCGGGACCGCAGCACTGGACCCTGCACGACCGCGACCCCGCGCTGCTGGCCGAAGCCGCCGGTCGCCTGCCGGAAGGCGTCACGGTGAGCACGGCACGCGGTGACGTGACGAACCTCAGCGCGGCCGATTTCGCCGGGACCTCGCTGGTCACCACGTCCGCGCTGCTCGACCTGCTGACCGCCGACGAGGTCGCCGCGCTGGCCACGGCCTGCGCGGGCGTGCCCGCACTGCTGACGCTCTCCGTGGTCGGCGAGGTCGAACTGACGCCGGCCGATCCCCTGGACGCCGATCTGACCGCCGCTTTCAACGCCCACCAGCGGCGGGTCGAACAGGGCAGGCAACTGCTCGGGCCGGACAGCGTGGCGGTCGCCGCGGAAGCGTTCGGCAGGCACGGCGCCACCGTCCGGCTCGCCGCGAGCGACTGGCGGCTGGGAGCGGCGGAGGTTGCGCTGGCGGCCGAGTGGCTCACCGGCTGGGTGGGCGCGGCCGTCGAACAGGAACCCGCGCTCGCCCCCGCGGCCGAGCGCTACCTGCGCGAGCGGCTGGCTTCGTGCGCGGCCGGTGAACTGTGCGTCGCCGTGCGCCACCAAGACCTACTGGTACTGCCGCTCAACTGA
- a CDS encoding glycosyltransferase family 4 protein: protein MSTVHVVLPGDVDDPRVPSGGNNYDRRVCDGLRELGWQVRESALDGSWPEPDDEACDRLASLLTGLPAGSLVLLDGLVACGVPEIITPHAGRLRLIVLMHLPLMVEHPALDRLERATLHAVTAVVATSDWAARQLADHHGLTHVSAVPPGTDLAPIASGSDGVRQLLCPAAVTPRKGQDLLVRALAEVADLDWHCRCVGTTSRDSAYAAEVAELITERGLDERITLSGPRSGAELAAEFEQADLIVLTSRAETFGMVITEALARGIPVLATDVEAIPDTLGTASDGSVPGLLVPPEPGELAKALRSWLTDGPLRERLRESAYARRATLAGWDHTARKLAHLLEHA from the coding sequence GTGAGCACGGTCCACGTCGTCCTGCCCGGCGACGTCGACGACCCGCGCGTGCCCAGCGGCGGCAACAACTACGACCGCCGGGTCTGCGACGGCCTGCGTGAGCTGGGCTGGCAGGTGCGCGAATCGGCGCTCGACGGCAGCTGGCCCGAGCCGGACGACGAGGCGTGCGACCGCCTCGCGAGCCTGCTCACCGGCTTGCCTGCGGGCTCGCTGGTGTTGCTCGACGGGCTCGTCGCGTGTGGCGTGCCGGAGATCATCACCCCACACGCCGGCCGGCTGCGGCTGATCGTGTTGATGCACCTGCCCTTGATGGTGGAGCACCCCGCACTGGACCGCCTCGAACGCGCCACCCTGCACGCGGTGACCGCGGTCGTCGCGACCAGCGACTGGGCCGCGCGGCAGCTGGCCGACCACCACGGCCTCACGCACGTCAGCGCCGTGCCGCCGGGCACGGACCTCGCGCCGATCGCCTCCGGCTCCGACGGCGTGCGGCAGTTGCTCTGCCCGGCCGCGGTGACCCCCCGCAAGGGCCAGGACCTGCTGGTGCGGGCGCTCGCGGAGGTCGCCGACCTCGACTGGCACTGCCGGTGCGTCGGCACGACCTCGCGCGACTCCGCCTATGCCGCCGAGGTGGCGGAACTGATCACCGAACGCGGTCTCGATGAGCGGATCACCCTGTCCGGACCGCGATCCGGGGCGGAACTGGCCGCCGAGTTCGAGCAGGCGGACCTGATCGTGCTCACCTCCCGCGCGGAGACCTTCGGCATGGTCATCACCGAAGCGCTCGCCCGCGGCATCCCCGTGCTCGCGACCGACGTCGAGGCCATCCCGGACACGCTCGGCACCGCGTCGGACGGGAGCGTGCCCGGCTTGCTCGTGCCACCCGAACCGGGAGAACTGGCGAAGGCGTTGCGTTCGTGGCTCACCGACGGCCCGTTGCGCGAGCGGCTGCGCGAGTCGGCCTACGCCCGCCGCGCCACGCTCGCCGGCTGGGATCACACCGCGAGGAAGCTCGCCCACCTCCTGGAGCACGCATGA
- a CDS encoding 6-pyruvoyl trahydropterin synthase family protein: MFSVNVRGHIMVAHSFRGEVFGPAQQLHGATFVVDATFRRAELDADNIVVDIGLATEELAAVLGELNYRNLDEVPEFAGINTSTEFLAKVIADRLADKVHAGALGEGARGLAGITVTLHESHVAWASYERSL, translated from the coding sequence TTGTTCAGTGTGAACGTCCGCGGCCACATCATGGTCGCCCACAGCTTCCGCGGTGAGGTGTTCGGCCCGGCGCAGCAGCTGCACGGCGCGACCTTCGTGGTGGACGCGACCTTCCGGCGGGCCGAACTGGACGCGGACAACATCGTCGTGGACATCGGCCTGGCCACCGAGGAACTGGCTGCCGTGCTCGGCGAGCTGAACTACCGCAACCTCGACGAGGTGCCGGAGTTCGCCGGGATCAACACCTCCACCGAGTTCCTGGCGAAGGTGATCGCCGACCGCCTGGCGGACAAGGTGCACGCGGGCGCGCTCGGCGAAGGGGCGCGCGGACTGGCCGGGATCACCGTGACCCTGCACGAATCCCATGTGGCGTGGGCGAGTTACGAGCGCTCGCTGTGA
- a CDS encoding zinc-dependent alcohol dehydrogenase, giving the protein MHRAFWLRAPGEAELRPVGVPPPGEDEVLVRTLFSGVSRGTETLVFRGQVPESQHQVMRAPFQDGDFPAPVKYGYLNVGVVEAGPAHLRGRTVFCLYPHQTAYVVPATAVTPVPDTVPPGRAILAGTVETAVNAVWDAGPQVGDRIAVVGGGMVGCSVAAILAGFPGARVQLVDADPARASVAEALGVDFATPEEAAGDNDLVIHASTTERGLARSLELLTTDGVVVELSWYGENRVSLPLGEFFHSRRLTIRGSQVGVVSPARRTRNSYADRMALALDLLADARFDALITGESPFGELPEVLPRLAAGDLPALCHRIVYPGG; this is encoded by the coding sequence ATGCACCGCGCCTTCTGGCTCCGCGCCCCGGGCGAGGCCGAACTCCGGCCGGTCGGCGTGCCGCCACCCGGCGAGGACGAGGTGCTGGTCCGCACCCTCTTCTCCGGGGTCAGCCGCGGTACCGAGACCCTCGTCTTCCGCGGTCAGGTGCCCGAAAGCCAGCACCAGGTGATGCGGGCACCCTTCCAGGACGGCGACTTCCCCGCGCCGGTGAAGTACGGCTACCTCAACGTCGGCGTGGTCGAAGCGGGCCCGGCGCACCTGCGTGGCCGGACCGTCTTCTGCCTCTACCCGCACCAGACCGCCTACGTGGTCCCGGCGACCGCGGTGACCCCGGTGCCGGACACCGTCCCGCCGGGGCGCGCGATCCTGGCCGGCACGGTGGAGACCGCGGTCAACGCGGTCTGGGACGCCGGGCCGCAGGTCGGCGACCGCATCGCGGTGGTCGGCGGCGGCATGGTCGGCTGCTCGGTGGCCGCGATCCTGGCCGGGTTCCCCGGTGCGCGGGTGCAGCTCGTCGACGCCGACCCGGCCCGCGCGAGCGTGGCCGAGGCGCTGGGCGTCGACTTCGCCACGCCGGAGGAAGCCGCCGGGGACAACGACCTCGTGATCCACGCCAGCACCACCGAACGCGGGCTGGCGCGGTCGCTGGAACTGCTCACCACCGACGGCGTGGTCGTCGAGCTGAGCTGGTACGGCGAGAACCGGGTTTCCCTGCCGCTGGGGGAGTTCTTCCACTCGCGGCGGCTGACCATCCGCGGCAGCCAGGTCGGTGTGGTGTCCCCGGCCCGGCGCACCCGCAACTCCTACGCGGACCGCATGGCGCTGGCGCTGGACCTCCTCGCCGACGCCCGGTTCGACGCCCTGATCACCGGGGAAAGCCCCTTCGGCGAGCTGCCAGAGGTGCTGCCCCGGCTGGCCGCCGGCGACCTGCCGGCGTTGTGCCACCGCATCGTCTACCCAGGAGGGTGA